The following proteins are encoded in a genomic region of Populus trichocarpa isolate Nisqually-1 chromosome 13, P.trichocarpa_v4.1, whole genome shotgun sequence:
- the LOC7478910 gene encoding uncharacterized protein LOC7478910 isoform X1, giving the protein MANNNAGGSVDNTFRRKFDPEEYLERAREREKQEAEGRGKSKSKGPPVQRKPLKHRDYEVDLDSRLGKTQVVTPIAPLSQQAGYYCSVCECVVKDSANYLDHINGKKHQRALGMSMRVERASLQQVQERFEKLKKRREPGSFTEQDLDERILKQQEEEEERKRQRRERKKEKKKEKAAEEEEADIDPDIAAMMGFGGFGSKK; this is encoded by the exons aTGGCAAATAACAAT GCTGGTGGTAGTGTTGATAATACATTCAGAAGAAAATTCGATCCAGAAGAGTACTTAGAACGCGCTCGTGAGCGTGAAAAACAG gaggCCGAGGGTCGTGGGAAATCTAAAT CGAAAGGGCCACCGGTGCAAAGGAAGCCCTTGAAGCATAGGGACTATGAAGTTGATCTCGACTCTCGGTTGGGGAAAACTCAG GTTGTTACACCAATTGCACCTCTAAGTCAGCAG GCTGGATACTACTGTTCAGTTTGTGAGTGTGTGGTAAAGGATTCTGCAAACTACTTGGATCACATCAATGGAAAGAAAC ACCAAAGAGCTTTGGGCATGTCTATGCGGGTGGAGCGTGCATCTCTTCAACAG GTCCAAGAGCGATTTGAAAAGCTCAAGAAACGTAGAGAACCTGGAAGCTTCACAGAGCAAG ATCTTGATGAACGGATCTTAAAACagcaagaagaagaggaggaacgCAAGCGTCAACGccgagaaagaaagaaagagaaaaag AAAGAGAAGGCAGCAGAGGAGGAAGAAGCTGATATTGATCCCGATATTGCAGCTATGATGGGGTTTGGCGGTTTCggttcaaaaaaataa
- the LOC7478910 gene encoding uncharacterized protein LOC7478910 isoform X2 — protein MANNNAGGSVDNTFRRKFDPEEYLERAREREKQEAEGRGKSKSKGPPVQRKPLKHRDYEVDLDSRLGKTQVVTPIAPLSQQAGYYCSVCECVVKDSANYLDHINGKKHQRALGMSMRVERASLQQVQERFEKLKKRREPGSFTEQDLDERILKQQEEEEERKRQRRERKKEKKITLYHVYHILSLMVNC, from the exons aTGGCAAATAACAAT GCTGGTGGTAGTGTTGATAATACATTCAGAAGAAAATTCGATCCAGAAGAGTACTTAGAACGCGCTCGTGAGCGTGAAAAACAG gaggCCGAGGGTCGTGGGAAATCTAAAT CGAAAGGGCCACCGGTGCAAAGGAAGCCCTTGAAGCATAGGGACTATGAAGTTGATCTCGACTCTCGGTTGGGGAAAACTCAG GTTGTTACACCAATTGCACCTCTAAGTCAGCAG GCTGGATACTACTGTTCAGTTTGTGAGTGTGTGGTAAAGGATTCTGCAAACTACTTGGATCACATCAATGGAAAGAAAC ACCAAAGAGCTTTGGGCATGTCTATGCGGGTGGAGCGTGCATCTCTTCAACAG GTCCAAGAGCGATTTGAAAAGCTCAAGAAACGTAGAGAACCTGGAAGCTTCACAGAGCAAG ATCTTGATGAACGGATCTTAAAACagcaagaagaagaggaggaacgCAAGCGTCAACGccgagaaagaaagaaagagaaaaag ATTACACTATACCACGTTTACCATATACTTTCATTGATGGTTAATTGCTGA
- the LOC7481703 gene encoding uncharacterized protein LOC7481703: MELQEANSSNKNGQTSTPDPKTDLENPYNGKALESQYFTEDFDSTCSTPYVSAPSSPGRPGSGPVNGGFFYSCPASPMHFAITSSASERGSFASSPDNSVPIGYEFEFSARFGSTASGQTGSMSSADELFLNGQIRPMKLSSHLERPQVLAPLLDLENEEEDGDSSNDDESKKGSRKGGNNGESMSRGRDLRLKNKSLRRRTRSMSPLRSTSFEDYDEENKNVIDGSSTSLEVNDESLKLDEATTSGGTSTPSVSASSSRSSSAGRNSKRWVFLKDFLYRSKSEGRSNNKFWSNISFSPAKEKSKQHSGSVQLGMSKEKSSSSNNNGTIVGGESQKVKGNSGQGSSSSSSSSGKKPVNGVGKRRVPVSPHELHYKASRAQAEEMRKKTFLPYRQGLLGCLGFSSKGYGAMNGIARALNPVKSS; the protein is encoded by the coding sequence ATGGAGCTGCAAGAAGCTAACAGTAGCAATAAAAATGGCCAAACCTCAACACCTGACCCAAAAACAGACCTTGAGAACCCTTATAACGGCAAAGCTCTAGAATCCCAATACTTCACTGAAGACTTTGACAGTACTTGTTCTACGCCTTATGTTAGTGCACCTTCTAGTCCGGGCCGACCAGGATCCGGGCCCGTTAACGGTGGGTTCTTTTATAGCTGTCCGGCAAGTCCAATGCATTTTGCAATAACATCATCAGCTTCAGAAAGGGGATCCTTTGCTTCTTCGCCGGATAATAGTGTGCCTATTGGTTATGAGTTTGAATTCTCTGCAAGATTTGGTTCGACCGCGTCGGGTCAGACCGGATCCATGAGTTCAGCTGACGAGCTTTTCTTGAATGGTCAGATCCGACCCATGAAGTTATCGTCTCATTTGGAGAGACCCCAAGTGTTGGCTCCGTTGTTGGATCTTGAAAACGAAGAAGAGGACGGAGATAGCAGTAATGATGATGAATCCAAGAAAGGTTCAAGAAAGGGTGGTAATAACGGTGAAAGTATGTCAAGAGGGAGAGATCTGAGGTTAAAGAACAAATCTTTACGTAGAAGAACAAGATCcatgtcaccattaagaagtacATCTTTTGAAGATTatgatgaagaaaacaagaACGTAATTGATGGGTCTAGTACTTCTCTGGAAGTTAATGATGAAAGTCTTAAACTTGACGAGGCAACAACTAGTGGTGGTACAAGCACTCCTTCAGTTTCTGCTTCATCTTCAAGGTCATCATCAGCTGGAAGGAACTCAAAAAGATGggtttttttgaaagattttcttTATAGAAGCAAGAGTGAAGGGAGAAGTAATAACAAGTTCTGGTCTAACATTTCCTTTTCACCAGCCAAGGAGAAGAGTAAGCAACATAGTGGTAGTGTTCAACTTGGTATGTCGAAAGAGAAGtctagcagcagcaacaataaTGGGACTATTGTTGGTGGTGAGAGTCAGAAAGTGAAGGGAAATAGTGGGCAaggctcttcttcttcttcttcttcttcagggAAGAAGCCAGTAAATGGTGTAGGCAAGAGGAGAGTACCAGTATCACCACATGAGTTACATTACAAGGCAAGTAGAGCACAAGCCGAAGAGATGAGAAAGAAGACATTTCTGCCTTACAGGCAAGGTTTGCTTGggtgtttaggttttagttcgAAGGGATATGGCGCTATGAATGGAATTGCAAGAGCTTTGAATCCAGTTAAATCCAGTTAA
- the LOC7481704 gene encoding uncharacterized protein LOC7481704 isoform X1, whose amino-acid sequence MSDNRMEVERKRTKGGFFHLFDWNGKSRKKLFVNNYEFPEGLKQGKENVEKMAKPRLHMTELDDRRANSSNRGSSEFSCALSVTSDEGYGTRAPGAVARLMGLDSLPASNVAEPSSTLGFDPHSLRAFPCDRSTPNLWSEYNPMDYRNIPNEQEKYAWNSVESRLQKVENRPIARFQTEALAPKLAKSIPVTHHKLLSPIKNPGFTPTKNVAYIMEAAAKIIEASPKASSIGKMPSIRTSSVPLRIRDLKQKMEAAHLTSRPQRSNEPSVARNTKEQQSDKRRSGSEGLSSAKASTGSGKGTPNSLRNKGKSVPIAAQAKSNAQKRDGSPLRSKSIVKQKEQNEVKANQLLKNQHCTQKAIQKRTFESRTNNVLQQNNLKQNSVPNKGSSTLKNSVSNQQGNKTQSTSGSVGQYRNVNKIVVKPEIMPRKIGSVMMDSEKEKKKKQSVSGDLQIDRSVSPNVSFNKDGRSTKSNAVIDGNKNMAMDNRKNGMDVVSFMFSSPIKRAMPSYQSSGQMSDKCNNSAIDSFGSNDHPSFRSSTSYLPGLNVVGGDVMGVFLEQKLRELTNKVESTHCNGIREETSATSSSSLENSLSTPNVASTPSARLDQMLQIVHDKDKSDSLGYFDCVLVEKSQLAMNQKWQQSEEMEVQSSSSNYSETGKELECQRTSPVSILEPSFASGSCSYLNGSSHCSTNESVEMEGETELSDSASSISIVDVVRKYTTRTCSTTELKELSDWELDFIRDILNSAELNLKGFALGQTFKVINPNLFDLLENQDKGMESNEVEYSKLARKLLFDCVSEFLDFKCRQTFVGSCKAWAKLSTLFQRKGWLAEELYKEILGWQSMGDLMVDELVEQDMSTPNGKWLDFSIEAFEDGVEIEDGILTSLVDELVSDLLPL is encoded by the exons ATGTCag ATAATAGAATGGAGGTTGAGAGAAAACGTACAAAAGGAGGCTTTTTCCACTTGTTTGATTGGAATGGGAAGTCTCGCAAGAAGCTGTTCGtgaataattatgaatttcctG AAGGATTAAAGCAAGGAAAGGAAAATGTTGAGAAAATGGCAAAGCCGCGGCTTCATATG ACAGAGCTGGATGATAGAAGAGCAAACTCGAGTAACAGAGGAAGTAGTGAGTTTAGTTGTGCTTTGTCAGTGACTAGTGATGAAGGATATGGAACAAGGGCCCCTGGGGCAGTTGCTAGACTTATGGGTCTGGATTCTTTGCCTGCATCAAATGTTGCTGAGCCCTCTTCTACCCTAGGTTTTGATCCACACTCTCTTAGGGCATTTCCATGTGATAGGAGCACCCCTAATTTATGGAGTGAATATAACCCAATGGACTACCGCAACATTCCAAATGAGCAAGAAAAGTATGCTTGGAATTCCGTGGAATCAAGGCTGCAGAAGGTGGAAAACCGGCCAATTGCGAGGTTCCAAACTGAAGCACTGGCTCCAAAATTGGCTAAATCAATTCCAGTTACCCATCATAAGTTGTTGTCTCCAATTAAGAATCCTGGATTCACTCCAACAAAGAATGTGGCTTACATAATGGAGGCAGCTGCAAAGATAATTGAGGCAAGTCCTAAGGCGAGTAGCATTGGTAAAATGCCATCAATCAGGACTTCTTCAGTTCCCTTGAGAATTCGGGATTTGAAACAGAAAATGGAAGCTGCACATTTAACATCCAGGCCCCAAAGATCAAATGAACCCTCTGTTGCCAGGAATACAAAAGAACAGCAAAGTGACAAGAGACGGAGTGGATCAGAAGGCCTGTCATCAGCCAAGGCTTCTACGGGTTCAGGAAAAGGCACTCCCAACAGTTTGAGGAATAAAGGAAAGTCTGTTCCAATTGCAGCACAAGCAAAGTCCAATGCTCAAAAAAGAGACGGGTCACCACTGAGAAGTAAGAGCATTGTGAAGCAGAAGGAACAAAATGAGGTCAAAGCAAACCAGTTGCTTAAGAACCAGCATTGTACACAAAAGGCTATACAGAAGAGAACCTTTGAAAGCAGGACCAATAATGTACTTCAGCAAAATAACCTCAAGCAAAATTCTGTACCCAATAAAGGTAGTTCAACTTTGAAGAATTCAGTTTCTAACCAGCAAGGTAATAAAACACAATCCACAAGTGGTTCTGTTGGACAATATAGGAATGTAAATAAGATTGTTGTAAAGCCTGAAATCATGCCCAGGAAGATCGGCTCGGTTATGATGGATtctgaaaaggagaaaaagaagaaacagtCTGTAAGTGGTGATCTTCAAATTGACAGAAGTGTTTCTCCTAATGTATCATTCAATAAGGATGGAAGGTCTACAAAAAGTAATGCTGTAATAGATGGGAACAAGAATATGGCTATGGATAACAGGAAAAATGGCATGGATGTTGTTTCATTTATGTTCTCGTCTCCCATAAAGAGAGCCATGCCTAGTTATCAGTCATCTGGACAAATGTCGGATAAATGCAACAACTCTGCTATTGATTCTTTTGGTAGTAATGATCATCCTTCCTTCAGAAGCTCAACATCTTATCTCCCTGGGTTGAATGTAGTGGGAGGTGATGTTATGGGTGTTTTTTTGGAGCAAAAGCTGAGAGAATTAACAAATAAAGTAGAGTCTACCCATTGTAATGGGATCAGAGAGGAGACTTCGGCTACTTCTTCATCCAGTTTAGAAAACTCATTGTCTACTCCCAATGTAGCAAGCACCCCCTCTGCAAGACTGGACCAGATGCTTCAAATTGTTCACGATAAAGATAAGTCAGACAGCCTTGGTTACTTTGATTGTGTTTTGGTGGAAAAATCACAGCTTGCAATGAACCAAAAGTGGCAG CAATCAGAAGAGATGGAAGTGCAAAGCAGTAGCAGCAATTACAGTGAAACTGGAAAAGAACTTGAGTGTCAACGTACTAGCCCAGTTTCAATTCTCGAACCTTCTTTTGCAAGTGGAAGTTGCTCATATCTCAATG GAAGTAGCCATTGCTCAACAAATGAATCTGTAGAAATGGAGGGTGAAACTGAGTTATCAGACTCAGCTTCCTCGATATCTATAGTGGATGTGGTAAGAAAATACACAACTAGAACGTGCAGCACAACAGAATTGAAGGAATTAAGCGACTGGGAGCTGGATTTCATAAGGGATATACTTAACAGTGCAGAGCTAAACTTGAAAGGTTTTGCATTGGGTCAAACCTTCAAAGTCATAAACCCCAATCTTTTTGATCTGTTGGAGAATCAAGACAAGGGTATGGAAAGTAATGAAGTAGAGTACTCCAAGCTTGCGCGAAAGCTTTTGTTTGATTGTGTTAGTGAATTCCTAGACTTTAAATGCAGACAAACTTTTGTAGGAAGCTGCAAAGCATGGGCTAAATTGTCAACATTGTTTCAAAGGAAGGGGTGGTTGGCAGAGGAACTGTACAAGGAAATTTTGGGTTGGCAAAGCATGGGTGACTTGATGGTGGATGAACTTGTAGAGCAGGACATGAGCACTCCGAATGGGAAATGGCTGGACTTTAGCATAGAAGCATTTGAAGATGGTGTAGAAATTGAGGATGGGATTCTAACTTCCTTGGTTGATGAATTGGTTTCTGATTTATTACCCTTGTAA
- the LOC7481704 gene encoding uncharacterized protein LOC7481704 isoform X3, with protein MSDNRMEVERKRTKGGFFHLFDWNGKSRKKLFVNNYEFPEGLKQGKENVEKMAKPRLHMTELDDRRANSSNRGSSEFSCALSVTSDEGYGTRAPGAVARLMGLDSLPASNVAEPSSTLGFDPHSLRAFPCDRSTPNLWSEYNPMDYRNIPNEQEKYAWNSVESRLQKVENRPIARFQTEALAPKLAKSIPVTHHKLLSPIKNPGFTPTKNVAYIMEAAAKIIEASPKASSIGKMPSIRTSSVPLRIRDLKQKMEAAHLTSRPQRSNEPSVARNTKEQQSDKRRSGSEGLSSAKASTGSGKGTPNSLRNKGKSVPIAAQAKSNAQKRDGSPLRSKSIVKQKEQNEVKANQLLKNQHCTQKAIQKRTFESRTNNVLQQNNLKQNSVPNKGSSTLKNSVSNQQGNKTQSTSGSVGQYRNVNKIVVKPEIMPRKIGSVMMDSEKEKKKKQSVSGDLQIDRSVSPNVSFNKDGRSTKSNAVIDGNKNMAMDNRKNGMDVVSFMFSSPIKRAMPSYQSSGQMSDKCNNSAIDSFGSNDHPSFRSSTSYLPGLNVVGGDVMGVFLEQKLRELTNKVESTHCNGIREETSATSSSSLENSLSTPNVASTPSARLDQMLQIVHDKDKSDSLGYFDCVLVEKSQLAMNQKWQQSEEMEVQSSSSNYSETGKELECQRTSPVSILEPSFASGSCSYLNGSSHCSTNESVEMEGETELSDSASSISIVDVVRKYTTRTCSTTELKELSDWELDFIRDILNSAELNLKGFALGQTFKVINPNLFDLLENQDKGSCKAWAKLSTLFQRKGWLAEELYKEILGWQSMGDLMVDELVEQDMSTPNGKWLDFSIEAFEDGVEIEDGILTSLVDELVSDLLPL; from the exons ATGTCag ATAATAGAATGGAGGTTGAGAGAAAACGTACAAAAGGAGGCTTTTTCCACTTGTTTGATTGGAATGGGAAGTCTCGCAAGAAGCTGTTCGtgaataattatgaatttcctG AAGGATTAAAGCAAGGAAAGGAAAATGTTGAGAAAATGGCAAAGCCGCGGCTTCATATG ACAGAGCTGGATGATAGAAGAGCAAACTCGAGTAACAGAGGAAGTAGTGAGTTTAGTTGTGCTTTGTCAGTGACTAGTGATGAAGGATATGGAACAAGGGCCCCTGGGGCAGTTGCTAGACTTATGGGTCTGGATTCTTTGCCTGCATCAAATGTTGCTGAGCCCTCTTCTACCCTAGGTTTTGATCCACACTCTCTTAGGGCATTTCCATGTGATAGGAGCACCCCTAATTTATGGAGTGAATATAACCCAATGGACTACCGCAACATTCCAAATGAGCAAGAAAAGTATGCTTGGAATTCCGTGGAATCAAGGCTGCAGAAGGTGGAAAACCGGCCAATTGCGAGGTTCCAAACTGAAGCACTGGCTCCAAAATTGGCTAAATCAATTCCAGTTACCCATCATAAGTTGTTGTCTCCAATTAAGAATCCTGGATTCACTCCAACAAAGAATGTGGCTTACATAATGGAGGCAGCTGCAAAGATAATTGAGGCAAGTCCTAAGGCGAGTAGCATTGGTAAAATGCCATCAATCAGGACTTCTTCAGTTCCCTTGAGAATTCGGGATTTGAAACAGAAAATGGAAGCTGCACATTTAACATCCAGGCCCCAAAGATCAAATGAACCCTCTGTTGCCAGGAATACAAAAGAACAGCAAAGTGACAAGAGACGGAGTGGATCAGAAGGCCTGTCATCAGCCAAGGCTTCTACGGGTTCAGGAAAAGGCACTCCCAACAGTTTGAGGAATAAAGGAAAGTCTGTTCCAATTGCAGCACAAGCAAAGTCCAATGCTCAAAAAAGAGACGGGTCACCACTGAGAAGTAAGAGCATTGTGAAGCAGAAGGAACAAAATGAGGTCAAAGCAAACCAGTTGCTTAAGAACCAGCATTGTACACAAAAGGCTATACAGAAGAGAACCTTTGAAAGCAGGACCAATAATGTACTTCAGCAAAATAACCTCAAGCAAAATTCTGTACCCAATAAAGGTAGTTCAACTTTGAAGAATTCAGTTTCTAACCAGCAAGGTAATAAAACACAATCCACAAGTGGTTCTGTTGGACAATATAGGAATGTAAATAAGATTGTTGTAAAGCCTGAAATCATGCCCAGGAAGATCGGCTCGGTTATGATGGATtctgaaaaggagaaaaagaagaaacagtCTGTAAGTGGTGATCTTCAAATTGACAGAAGTGTTTCTCCTAATGTATCATTCAATAAGGATGGAAGGTCTACAAAAAGTAATGCTGTAATAGATGGGAACAAGAATATGGCTATGGATAACAGGAAAAATGGCATGGATGTTGTTTCATTTATGTTCTCGTCTCCCATAAAGAGAGCCATGCCTAGTTATCAGTCATCTGGACAAATGTCGGATAAATGCAACAACTCTGCTATTGATTCTTTTGGTAGTAATGATCATCCTTCCTTCAGAAGCTCAACATCTTATCTCCCTGGGTTGAATGTAGTGGGAGGTGATGTTATGGGTGTTTTTTTGGAGCAAAAGCTGAGAGAATTAACAAATAAAGTAGAGTCTACCCATTGTAATGGGATCAGAGAGGAGACTTCGGCTACTTCTTCATCCAGTTTAGAAAACTCATTGTCTACTCCCAATGTAGCAAGCACCCCCTCTGCAAGACTGGACCAGATGCTTCAAATTGTTCACGATAAAGATAAGTCAGACAGCCTTGGTTACTTTGATTGTGTTTTGGTGGAAAAATCACAGCTTGCAATGAACCAAAAGTGGCAG CAATCAGAAGAGATGGAAGTGCAAAGCAGTAGCAGCAATTACAGTGAAACTGGAAAAGAACTTGAGTGTCAACGTACTAGCCCAGTTTCAATTCTCGAACCTTCTTTTGCAAGTGGAAGTTGCTCATATCTCAATG GAAGTAGCCATTGCTCAACAAATGAATCTGTAGAAATGGAGGGTGAAACTGAGTTATCAGACTCAGCTTCCTCGATATCTATAGTGGATGTGGTAAGAAAATACACAACTAGAACGTGCAGCACAACAGAATTGAAGGAATTAAGCGACTGGGAGCTGGATTTCATAAGGGATATACTTAACAGTGCAGAGCTAAACTTGAAAGGTTTTGCATTGGGTCAAACCTTCAAAGTCATAAACCCCAATCTTTTTGATCTGTTGGAGAATCAAGACAAGG GAAGCTGCAAAGCATGGGCTAAATTGTCAACATTGTTTCAAAGGAAGGGGTGGTTGGCAGAGGAACTGTACAAGGAAATTTTGGGTTGGCAAAGCATGGGTGACTTGATGGTGGATGAACTTGTAGAGCAGGACATGAGCACTCCGAATGGGAAATGGCTGGACTTTAGCATAGAAGCATTTGAAGATGGTGTAGAAATTGAGGATGGGATTCTAACTTCCTTGGTTGATGAATTGGTTTCTGATTTATTACCCTTGTAA
- the LOC7481704 gene encoding uncharacterized protein LOC7481704 isoform X2 — MSDNRMEVERKRTKGGFFHLFDWNGKSRKKLFVNNYEFPGLKQGKENVEKMAKPRLHMTELDDRRANSSNRGSSEFSCALSVTSDEGYGTRAPGAVARLMGLDSLPASNVAEPSSTLGFDPHSLRAFPCDRSTPNLWSEYNPMDYRNIPNEQEKYAWNSVESRLQKVENRPIARFQTEALAPKLAKSIPVTHHKLLSPIKNPGFTPTKNVAYIMEAAAKIIEASPKASSIGKMPSIRTSSVPLRIRDLKQKMEAAHLTSRPQRSNEPSVARNTKEQQSDKRRSGSEGLSSAKASTGSGKGTPNSLRNKGKSVPIAAQAKSNAQKRDGSPLRSKSIVKQKEQNEVKANQLLKNQHCTQKAIQKRTFESRTNNVLQQNNLKQNSVPNKGSSTLKNSVSNQQGNKTQSTSGSVGQYRNVNKIVVKPEIMPRKIGSVMMDSEKEKKKKQSVSGDLQIDRSVSPNVSFNKDGRSTKSNAVIDGNKNMAMDNRKNGMDVVSFMFSSPIKRAMPSYQSSGQMSDKCNNSAIDSFGSNDHPSFRSSTSYLPGLNVVGGDVMGVFLEQKLRELTNKVESTHCNGIREETSATSSSSLENSLSTPNVASTPSARLDQMLQIVHDKDKSDSLGYFDCVLVEKSQLAMNQKWQQSEEMEVQSSSSNYSETGKELECQRTSPVSILEPSFASGSCSYLNGSSHCSTNESVEMEGETELSDSASSISIVDVVRKYTTRTCSTTELKELSDWELDFIRDILNSAELNLKGFALGQTFKVINPNLFDLLENQDKGMESNEVEYSKLARKLLFDCVSEFLDFKCRQTFVGSCKAWAKLSTLFQRKGWLAEELYKEILGWQSMGDLMVDELVEQDMSTPNGKWLDFSIEAFEDGVEIEDGILTSLVDELVSDLLPL; from the exons ATGTCag ATAATAGAATGGAGGTTGAGAGAAAACGTACAAAAGGAGGCTTTTTCCACTTGTTTGATTGGAATGGGAAGTCTCGCAAGAAGCTGTTCGtgaataattatgaatttcctG GATTAAAGCAAGGAAAGGAAAATGTTGAGAAAATGGCAAAGCCGCGGCTTCATATG ACAGAGCTGGATGATAGAAGAGCAAACTCGAGTAACAGAGGAAGTAGTGAGTTTAGTTGTGCTTTGTCAGTGACTAGTGATGAAGGATATGGAACAAGGGCCCCTGGGGCAGTTGCTAGACTTATGGGTCTGGATTCTTTGCCTGCATCAAATGTTGCTGAGCCCTCTTCTACCCTAGGTTTTGATCCACACTCTCTTAGGGCATTTCCATGTGATAGGAGCACCCCTAATTTATGGAGTGAATATAACCCAATGGACTACCGCAACATTCCAAATGAGCAAGAAAAGTATGCTTGGAATTCCGTGGAATCAAGGCTGCAGAAGGTGGAAAACCGGCCAATTGCGAGGTTCCAAACTGAAGCACTGGCTCCAAAATTGGCTAAATCAATTCCAGTTACCCATCATAAGTTGTTGTCTCCAATTAAGAATCCTGGATTCACTCCAACAAAGAATGTGGCTTACATAATGGAGGCAGCTGCAAAGATAATTGAGGCAAGTCCTAAGGCGAGTAGCATTGGTAAAATGCCATCAATCAGGACTTCTTCAGTTCCCTTGAGAATTCGGGATTTGAAACAGAAAATGGAAGCTGCACATTTAACATCCAGGCCCCAAAGATCAAATGAACCCTCTGTTGCCAGGAATACAAAAGAACAGCAAAGTGACAAGAGACGGAGTGGATCAGAAGGCCTGTCATCAGCCAAGGCTTCTACGGGTTCAGGAAAAGGCACTCCCAACAGTTTGAGGAATAAAGGAAAGTCTGTTCCAATTGCAGCACAAGCAAAGTCCAATGCTCAAAAAAGAGACGGGTCACCACTGAGAAGTAAGAGCATTGTGAAGCAGAAGGAACAAAATGAGGTCAAAGCAAACCAGTTGCTTAAGAACCAGCATTGTACACAAAAGGCTATACAGAAGAGAACCTTTGAAAGCAGGACCAATAATGTACTTCAGCAAAATAACCTCAAGCAAAATTCTGTACCCAATAAAGGTAGTTCAACTTTGAAGAATTCAGTTTCTAACCAGCAAGGTAATAAAACACAATCCACAAGTGGTTCTGTTGGACAATATAGGAATGTAAATAAGATTGTTGTAAAGCCTGAAATCATGCCCAGGAAGATCGGCTCGGTTATGATGGATtctgaaaaggagaaaaagaagaaacagtCTGTAAGTGGTGATCTTCAAATTGACAGAAGTGTTTCTCCTAATGTATCATTCAATAAGGATGGAAGGTCTACAAAAAGTAATGCTGTAATAGATGGGAACAAGAATATGGCTATGGATAACAGGAAAAATGGCATGGATGTTGTTTCATTTATGTTCTCGTCTCCCATAAAGAGAGCCATGCCTAGTTATCAGTCATCTGGACAAATGTCGGATAAATGCAACAACTCTGCTATTGATTCTTTTGGTAGTAATGATCATCCTTCCTTCAGAAGCTCAACATCTTATCTCCCTGGGTTGAATGTAGTGGGAGGTGATGTTATGGGTGTTTTTTTGGAGCAAAAGCTGAGAGAATTAACAAATAAAGTAGAGTCTACCCATTGTAATGGGATCAGAGAGGAGACTTCGGCTACTTCTTCATCCAGTTTAGAAAACTCATTGTCTACTCCCAATGTAGCAAGCACCCCCTCTGCAAGACTGGACCAGATGCTTCAAATTGTTCACGATAAAGATAAGTCAGACAGCCTTGGTTACTTTGATTGTGTTTTGGTGGAAAAATCACAGCTTGCAATGAACCAAAAGTGGCAG CAATCAGAAGAGATGGAAGTGCAAAGCAGTAGCAGCAATTACAGTGAAACTGGAAAAGAACTTGAGTGTCAACGTACTAGCCCAGTTTCAATTCTCGAACCTTCTTTTGCAAGTGGAAGTTGCTCATATCTCAATG GAAGTAGCCATTGCTCAACAAATGAATCTGTAGAAATGGAGGGTGAAACTGAGTTATCAGACTCAGCTTCCTCGATATCTATAGTGGATGTGGTAAGAAAATACACAACTAGAACGTGCAGCACAACAGAATTGAAGGAATTAAGCGACTGGGAGCTGGATTTCATAAGGGATATACTTAACAGTGCAGAGCTAAACTTGAAAGGTTTTGCATTGGGTCAAACCTTCAAAGTCATAAACCCCAATCTTTTTGATCTGTTGGAGAATCAAGACAAGGGTATGGAAAGTAATGAAGTAGAGTACTCCAAGCTTGCGCGAAAGCTTTTGTTTGATTGTGTTAGTGAATTCCTAGACTTTAAATGCAGACAAACTTTTGTAGGAAGCTGCAAAGCATGGGCTAAATTGTCAACATTGTTTCAAAGGAAGGGGTGGTTGGCAGAGGAACTGTACAAGGAAATTTTGGGTTGGCAAAGCATGGGTGACTTGATGGTGGATGAACTTGTAGAGCAGGACATGAGCACTCCGAATGGGAAATGGCTGGACTTTAGCATAGAAGCATTTGAAGATGGTGTAGAAATTGAGGATGGGATTCTAACTTCCTTGGTTGATGAATTGGTTTCTGATTTATTACCCTTGTAA